In Neofelis nebulosa isolate mNeoNeb1 chromosome 10, mNeoNeb1.pri, whole genome shotgun sequence, one DNA window encodes the following:
- the GRK2 gene encoding beta-adrenergic receptor kinase 1 isoform X1 produces the protein MADLEAVLADVSYLMAMEKSKATPAARASKKILLPEPSIRSVMQKYLEDRGEVTFEKIFSQKLGYLLFRDFCLKHLEEAKPLVEFYEEIKKYEKLETEEERLARSREVFDTYIMKELLACSHPFSKSATEHVQGHLVKKQVPPDLFQPYIEEICQNLRGDVFQKFIESDKFTRFCQWKNVELNIHLTMNDFSVHRIIGRGGFGEVYGCRKADTGKMYAMKCLDKKRIKMKQGETLALNERIMLSLVSTGDCPFIVCMSYAFHTPDKLSFILDLMNGGDLHYHLSQHGVFSEADMRFYAAEIILGLEHMHNRFVVYRDLKPANILLDEHGHVRISDLGLACDFSKKKPHASVGTHGYMAPEVLQKGVAYDSSADWFSLGCMLFKLLRGHSPFRQHKTKDKHEIDRMTLTMAVELPDSFSPELRSLLEGLLQRDVNRRLGCLGRGAQEVKESPFFRSLDWQMVFLQKYPPPLIPPRGEVNAADAFDIGSFDEEDTKGIKLLDSDQELYRNFPLTISERWQQEVAETVFDTINAETDRLEARKKTKNKQLGHEEDYALGKDCIMHGYMAKMGNPFLTQWQRRYFYLFPNRLEWRGEGEAPQSLLTMEEIQSVEETQIKERKCLLLKIRGGKQFVLQCDSDPELVQWKKELRDAYREAQQLVQRVPKMKNKPRSPVVELSKVPLVQRGSANGL, from the exons ATGGCGGACCTGGAGGCGGTGCTGGCCGATGTGAGCTACCTGATGGCCATGGAGAAGAGCAAGGCCACGCCGGCCGCGCGCGCCAGCAAGAAGATCCTGCTGCCCGAACCCAG CATCCGAAGCGTCATGCAGAAGTACCTGGAAGACCGGGGCGAGGTGACCTTTGAGAAGATCTTCTCCCAGAAGCTGG GGTACCTGCTCTTCCGAGACTTCTGCCTGAAACACCTAGAGGAGGCCAAGCCGTTGGTGGAGTTCTATGAGGAG ATCAAGAAATACGAGAAgctggagacagaggaggagcgCTTGGCTCGCAGCCGGGAGGTCTTCGACACCTACATCATGAAGGAGCTGCTGGCCTGCTCACAC CCCTTCTCGAAAAGTGCCACTGAGCACGTCCAGGGCCACCTGGTGAAGAAGCAGGTTCCTCCGGATCTCTTCCAG CCATACATTGAAGAGATTTGTCAGAACCTCCGAGGGGATGTGTTCCAGAAATTCATCGAGAG CGATAAATTCACACGATTTTGCCAGTGGAAAAATGTGGAGCTCAACATCCAT CTGACCATGAACGACTTCAGCGTGCACCGCATCATCGGACGAGGGGGCTTCGGCGAGGTCTATGGGTGCCGGAAGGCCGACACGGGCAAGAT GTACGCCATGAAGTGTCTGGATAAGAAGCGCATCAAGATGAAGCAGGGGGAGACCCTGGCCCTGAACGAGCGCATCATGCTGTCCCTCGTCAGCACTGGG GACTGCCCGTTCATCGTGTGCATGTCGTACGCATTCCACACGCCGGACAAGCTCAGCTTCATCCTcgatctcatgaacg GCGGGGACCTGCACTACCACCTGTCCCAGCACGGGGTTTTCTCCGAGGCCGACATGCGCTTCTACGCGGCCGAGATCATCCTGGGCCTGGAGCACATGCACAACCGCTTCGTTGTCTATCGGGACCTGAAG CCAGCCAACATCCTTCTGGACGAGCACGGTCACGTGCGCATCTCAGACCTCGGCCTGGCCTGCGACTTCTCCAAGAAGAAGCCCCACGCCAGCGT GGGCACCCACGGGTACATGGCCCCTGAGGTCCTGCAGAAGGGCGTGGCCTACGATAGCAGCGCTGACTGGTTCTCCCTGGGCTGCATGCTTTTCAAGTTGCTGCGGGG GCACAGCCCCTTTCGGCAGCACAAGACCAAAGATAAGCACGAGATTGACCGCATGACATTGACGATG GCTGTGGAGCTGCCCGACTCCTTCTCCCCCGAGCTCCGTTCCTTGCTGGAGGGGCTGCTGCAGAGGGATGTCAACCGGAGACTGGGCTGCCTGGGTCGAGG GGCCCAGGAGGTAAAGGAGAGCCCCTTCTTCCGCTCCTTGGACTGGCAGATGGTCTTCTTGCAGAAG TACCCTCCCCCGCTGATCCCCCCTCGAGGGGAGGTGAACGCTGCTGACGCCTTCGACATTGGCTCCTTTGACGAGGAGGACACAAAAGGGATCAAG TTGCTGGACAGTGACCAGGAACTCTACCGCAACTTCCCCCTCACCATCTCGGAGCGGTGGCAGCAGGAGGTGGCGGAGACGGTCTTCGACACCATCAATGCCGAGACCGACCGGCTGGAGGCCcgcaagaaaaccaaaaacaagcaGTTGGGCCACGAGGAAG ACTACGCCCTGGGCAAGGACTGCATCATGCATGGCTACATGGCCAAGATGGGCAACCCCTTCCTGACGCAGTGGCAGAGGCGGTACTTCTACTTGTTCCCCAACCGGCTGGAGTGGCGGGGCGAGGGCGAGGCCCCG CAGAGCCTGCTGACCATGGAGGAGATCCAGTCTGTGGAGGAGACGCAGATCAAGGAGCGGAAGTGCCTCCTTCTCAAGATCCGCGGCGGCAAACAGTTTGTGCTGCAGTGCGAC AGCGACCCTGAGCTGGTGCAGTGGAAGAAGGAGCTTCGGGACGCGTACCGCGAGGCCCAGCAGCTGGTGCAGCGCGTGCCCAAGATGAAGAACAAGCCGCGCTCGCCCGTGGTGGAGCTGAGCAAGGTGCCGCTGGTCCAGCGCGGCAGTGCCAACGGCCTCTGA
- the GRK2 gene encoding beta-adrenergic receptor kinase 1 isoform X3 produces MSGTRLIRSVMQKYLEDRGEVTFEKIFSQKLGYLLFRDFCLKHLEEAKPLVEFYEEIKKYEKLETEEERLARSREVFDTYIMKELLACSHPFSKSATEHVQGHLVKKQVPPDLFQPYIEEICQNLRGDVFQKFIESDKFTRFCQWKNVELNIHLTMNDFSVHRIIGRGGFGEVYGCRKADTGKMYAMKCLDKKRIKMKQGETLALNERIMLSLVSTGDCPFIVCMSYAFHTPDKLSFILDLMNGGDLHYHLSQHGVFSEADMRFYAAEIILGLEHMHNRFVVYRDLKPANILLDEHGHVRISDLGLACDFSKKKPHASVGTHGYMAPEVLQKGVAYDSSADWFSLGCMLFKLLRGHSPFRQHKTKDKHEIDRMTLTMAVELPDSFSPELRSLLEGLLQRDVNRRLGCLGRGAQEVKESPFFRSLDWQMVFLQKYPPPLIPPRGEVNAADAFDIGSFDEEDTKGIKLLDSDQELYRNFPLTISERWQQEVAETVFDTINAETDRLEARKKTKNKQLGHEEDYALGKDCIMHGYMAKMGNPFLTQWQRRYFYLFPNRLEWRGEGEAPQSLLTMEEIQSVEETQIKERKCLLLKIRGGKQFVLQCDSDPELVQWKKELRDAYREAQQLVQRVPKMKNKPRSPVVELSKVPLVQRGSANGL; encoded by the exons ATGTCTGGAACCAGGCT CATCCGAAGCGTCATGCAGAAGTACCTGGAAGACCGGGGCGAGGTGACCTTTGAGAAGATCTTCTCCCAGAAGCTGG GGTACCTGCTCTTCCGAGACTTCTGCCTGAAACACCTAGAGGAGGCCAAGCCGTTGGTGGAGTTCTATGAGGAG ATCAAGAAATACGAGAAgctggagacagaggaggagcgCTTGGCTCGCAGCCGGGAGGTCTTCGACACCTACATCATGAAGGAGCTGCTGGCCTGCTCACAC CCCTTCTCGAAAAGTGCCACTGAGCACGTCCAGGGCCACCTGGTGAAGAAGCAGGTTCCTCCGGATCTCTTCCAG CCATACATTGAAGAGATTTGTCAGAACCTCCGAGGGGATGTGTTCCAGAAATTCATCGAGAG CGATAAATTCACACGATTTTGCCAGTGGAAAAATGTGGAGCTCAACATCCAT CTGACCATGAACGACTTCAGCGTGCACCGCATCATCGGACGAGGGGGCTTCGGCGAGGTCTATGGGTGCCGGAAGGCCGACACGGGCAAGAT GTACGCCATGAAGTGTCTGGATAAGAAGCGCATCAAGATGAAGCAGGGGGAGACCCTGGCCCTGAACGAGCGCATCATGCTGTCCCTCGTCAGCACTGGG GACTGCCCGTTCATCGTGTGCATGTCGTACGCATTCCACACGCCGGACAAGCTCAGCTTCATCCTcgatctcatgaacg GCGGGGACCTGCACTACCACCTGTCCCAGCACGGGGTTTTCTCCGAGGCCGACATGCGCTTCTACGCGGCCGAGATCATCCTGGGCCTGGAGCACATGCACAACCGCTTCGTTGTCTATCGGGACCTGAAG CCAGCCAACATCCTTCTGGACGAGCACGGTCACGTGCGCATCTCAGACCTCGGCCTGGCCTGCGACTTCTCCAAGAAGAAGCCCCACGCCAGCGT GGGCACCCACGGGTACATGGCCCCTGAGGTCCTGCAGAAGGGCGTGGCCTACGATAGCAGCGCTGACTGGTTCTCCCTGGGCTGCATGCTTTTCAAGTTGCTGCGGGG GCACAGCCCCTTTCGGCAGCACAAGACCAAAGATAAGCACGAGATTGACCGCATGACATTGACGATG GCTGTGGAGCTGCCCGACTCCTTCTCCCCCGAGCTCCGTTCCTTGCTGGAGGGGCTGCTGCAGAGGGATGTCAACCGGAGACTGGGCTGCCTGGGTCGAGG GGCCCAGGAGGTAAAGGAGAGCCCCTTCTTCCGCTCCTTGGACTGGCAGATGGTCTTCTTGCAGAAG TACCCTCCCCCGCTGATCCCCCCTCGAGGGGAGGTGAACGCTGCTGACGCCTTCGACATTGGCTCCTTTGACGAGGAGGACACAAAAGGGATCAAG TTGCTGGACAGTGACCAGGAACTCTACCGCAACTTCCCCCTCACCATCTCGGAGCGGTGGCAGCAGGAGGTGGCGGAGACGGTCTTCGACACCATCAATGCCGAGACCGACCGGCTGGAGGCCcgcaagaaaaccaaaaacaagcaGTTGGGCCACGAGGAAG ACTACGCCCTGGGCAAGGACTGCATCATGCATGGCTACATGGCCAAGATGGGCAACCCCTTCCTGACGCAGTGGCAGAGGCGGTACTTCTACTTGTTCCCCAACCGGCTGGAGTGGCGGGGCGAGGGCGAGGCCCCG CAGAGCCTGCTGACCATGGAGGAGATCCAGTCTGTGGAGGAGACGCAGATCAAGGAGCGGAAGTGCCTCCTTCTCAAGATCCGCGGCGGCAAACAGTTTGTGCTGCAGTGCGAC AGCGACCCTGAGCTGGTGCAGTGGAAGAAGGAGCTTCGGGACGCGTACCGCGAGGCCCAGCAGCTGGTGCAGCGCGTGCCCAAGATGAAGAACAAGCCGCGCTCGCCCGTGGTGGAGCTGAGCAAGGTGCCGCTGGTCCAGCGCGGCAGTGCCAACGGCCTCTGA
- the GRK2 gene encoding beta-adrenergic receptor kinase 1 isoform X2 — protein sequence MADLEAVLADVSYLMAMEKSKATPAARASKKILLPEPSIRSVMQKYLEDRGEVTFEKIFSQKLGYLLFRDFCLKHLEEAKPLVEFYEEIKKYEKLETEEERLARSREVFDTYIMKELLACSHPFSKSATEHVQGHLVKKQVPPDLFQPYIEEICQNLRGDVFQKFIESDKFTRFCQWKNVELNIHLTMNDFSVHRIIGRGGFGEVYGCRKADTGKMYAMKCLDKKRIKMKQGETLALNERIMLSLVSTGDCPFIVCMSYAFHTPDKLSFILDLMNGGDLHYHLSQHGVFSEADMRFYAAEIILGLEHMHNRFVVYRDLKPANILLDEHGHVRISDLGLACDFSKKKPHASVGTHGYMAPEVLQKGVAYDSSADWFSLGCMLFKLLRGHSPFRQHKTKDKHEIDRMTLTMAVELPDSFSPELRSLLEGLLQRDVNRRLGCLGRGAQEVKESPFFRSLDWQMVFLQKYPPPLIPPRGEVNAADAFDIGSFDEEDTKGIKLLDSDQELYRNFPLTISERWQQEVAETVFDTINAETDRLEARKKTKNKQLGHEEDYALGKDCIMHGYMAKMGNPFLTQWQRRYFYLFPNRLEWRGEGEAPSLLTMEEIQSVEETQIKERKCLLLKIRGGKQFVLQCDSDPELVQWKKELRDAYREAQQLVQRVPKMKNKPRSPVVELSKVPLVQRGSANGL from the exons ATGGCGGACCTGGAGGCGGTGCTGGCCGATGTGAGCTACCTGATGGCCATGGAGAAGAGCAAGGCCACGCCGGCCGCGCGCGCCAGCAAGAAGATCCTGCTGCCCGAACCCAG CATCCGAAGCGTCATGCAGAAGTACCTGGAAGACCGGGGCGAGGTGACCTTTGAGAAGATCTTCTCCCAGAAGCTGG GGTACCTGCTCTTCCGAGACTTCTGCCTGAAACACCTAGAGGAGGCCAAGCCGTTGGTGGAGTTCTATGAGGAG ATCAAGAAATACGAGAAgctggagacagaggaggagcgCTTGGCTCGCAGCCGGGAGGTCTTCGACACCTACATCATGAAGGAGCTGCTGGCCTGCTCACAC CCCTTCTCGAAAAGTGCCACTGAGCACGTCCAGGGCCACCTGGTGAAGAAGCAGGTTCCTCCGGATCTCTTCCAG CCATACATTGAAGAGATTTGTCAGAACCTCCGAGGGGATGTGTTCCAGAAATTCATCGAGAG CGATAAATTCACACGATTTTGCCAGTGGAAAAATGTGGAGCTCAACATCCAT CTGACCATGAACGACTTCAGCGTGCACCGCATCATCGGACGAGGGGGCTTCGGCGAGGTCTATGGGTGCCGGAAGGCCGACACGGGCAAGAT GTACGCCATGAAGTGTCTGGATAAGAAGCGCATCAAGATGAAGCAGGGGGAGACCCTGGCCCTGAACGAGCGCATCATGCTGTCCCTCGTCAGCACTGGG GACTGCCCGTTCATCGTGTGCATGTCGTACGCATTCCACACGCCGGACAAGCTCAGCTTCATCCTcgatctcatgaacg GCGGGGACCTGCACTACCACCTGTCCCAGCACGGGGTTTTCTCCGAGGCCGACATGCGCTTCTACGCGGCCGAGATCATCCTGGGCCTGGAGCACATGCACAACCGCTTCGTTGTCTATCGGGACCTGAAG CCAGCCAACATCCTTCTGGACGAGCACGGTCACGTGCGCATCTCAGACCTCGGCCTGGCCTGCGACTTCTCCAAGAAGAAGCCCCACGCCAGCGT GGGCACCCACGGGTACATGGCCCCTGAGGTCCTGCAGAAGGGCGTGGCCTACGATAGCAGCGCTGACTGGTTCTCCCTGGGCTGCATGCTTTTCAAGTTGCTGCGGGG GCACAGCCCCTTTCGGCAGCACAAGACCAAAGATAAGCACGAGATTGACCGCATGACATTGACGATG GCTGTGGAGCTGCCCGACTCCTTCTCCCCCGAGCTCCGTTCCTTGCTGGAGGGGCTGCTGCAGAGGGATGTCAACCGGAGACTGGGCTGCCTGGGTCGAGG GGCCCAGGAGGTAAAGGAGAGCCCCTTCTTCCGCTCCTTGGACTGGCAGATGGTCTTCTTGCAGAAG TACCCTCCCCCGCTGATCCCCCCTCGAGGGGAGGTGAACGCTGCTGACGCCTTCGACATTGGCTCCTTTGACGAGGAGGACACAAAAGGGATCAAG TTGCTGGACAGTGACCAGGAACTCTACCGCAACTTCCCCCTCACCATCTCGGAGCGGTGGCAGCAGGAGGTGGCGGAGACGGTCTTCGACACCATCAATGCCGAGACCGACCGGCTGGAGGCCcgcaagaaaaccaaaaacaagcaGTTGGGCCACGAGGAAG ACTACGCCCTGGGCAAGGACTGCATCATGCATGGCTACATGGCCAAGATGGGCAACCCCTTCCTGACGCAGTGGCAGAGGCGGTACTTCTACTTGTTCCCCAACCGGCTGGAGTGGCGGGGCGAGGGCGAGGCCCCG AGCCTGCTGACCATGGAGGAGATCCAGTCTGTGGAGGAGACGCAGATCAAGGAGCGGAAGTGCCTCCTTCTCAAGATCCGCGGCGGCAAACAGTTTGTGCTGCAGTGCGAC AGCGACCCTGAGCTGGTGCAGTGGAAGAAGGAGCTTCGGGACGCGTACCGCGAGGCCCAGCAGCTGGTGCAGCGCGTGCCCAAGATGAAGAACAAGCCGCGCTCGCCCGTGGTGGAGCTGAGCAAGGTGCCGCTGGTCCAGCGCGGCAGTGCCAACGGCCTCTGA